A single region of the Paraburkholderia sp. SOS3 genome encodes:
- a CDS encoding aspartyl/asparaginyl beta-hydroxylase domain-containing protein: MRSKDLMCFAALSALVYARPAAFPVIAGIIAAGVCDFQRSRQFDAVSWRRYFLGNGTLTWVLSPFNLLIDMLCRRNLRVYELSDLPAAHREEVSAIIAAFREHFVLVQSLACQMPGKKRGMCFLRWYGRRLPGSLRIPGLDRDFEYVQTIGCSVFNERQRTSVHYGPLRLTLRCLYNLDPDQHGEAFIDVAGKRHYWRHNPLFIFDDTLVHQSVNDSDRLRYCVFLDVLRPSPLTPVLRVLVKGIGGGILFARRVFYANWDMLH, from the coding sequence ATGAGAAGCAAAGACCTGATGTGCTTCGCCGCGTTGTCGGCGCTTGTGTACGCACGGCCAGCAGCGTTTCCGGTTATCGCGGGCATCATCGCGGCAGGGGTGTGCGACTTCCAGCGCAGCCGGCAATTCGACGCGGTCAGCTGGCGGCGCTACTTCCTCGGCAACGGCACGCTAACGTGGGTGCTCTCGCCCTTCAACCTCCTGATCGATATGTTGTGCAGGCGCAATCTGCGCGTCTACGAGCTATCCGATCTGCCCGCTGCGCACCGCGAAGAGGTCAGCGCGATCATTGCCGCGTTTCGCGAGCACTTCGTACTCGTTCAATCGCTCGCGTGTCAGATGCCGGGCAAGAAACGCGGCATGTGCTTTTTGCGCTGGTACGGGCGGCGCCTGCCCGGGTCGCTGCGCATACCGGGTCTCGATCGCGACTTCGAATACGTGCAGACTATCGGCTGCTCGGTGTTCAACGAGCGCCAGCGCACTTCGGTGCACTACGGACCGCTGCGCCTGACGCTGCGCTGTCTCTACAATCTCGACCCGGACCAGCACGGCGAAGCGTTTATCGATGTCGCTGGCAAACGGCATTACTGGCGGCACAACCCGCTGTTTATCTTCGACGACACGCTCGTGCACCAGTCCGTCAACGATTCGGACCGCTTACGCTATTGCGTGTTTCTCGACGTGCTGCGGCCGAGCCCTTTGACGCCGGTGCTGCGCGTGCTCGTCAAGGGCATCGGGGGCGGCATTCTGTTTGCGCGTCGCGTGTTCTACGCGAACTGGGACATGCTGCACTAG
- a CDS encoding serine hydrolase, with amino-acid sequence MTRFEQRRRLLGTALCAPVLTSLGAALAAPFSSSAHGASNDSAPCAPPRKLPPIPSAQIDRAIAQLDELATAQMTRTGVPGLAIAVVRGTRTVYAKGFGTREVGSGQPVDADTVFQLASLSKPVGASVVARQIGKGGVSWDTTVRTHLPWFTLSDPQASEAVTIADLYAHRSGLPDHAGDRLEDMGYGQTEILQRLRYLPLHGFRNSYAYTNFGLTAAAISVAAAADTDWATLSEEVIYKPLGMTSTSSRHADFAARANRATGHVKRGDRWVVGPGTMPDAQAPAGGASSSVNDMAKWLAMMLGQGMFNGKRIVDAAALKAAVSQQVQSAPPGAGHPASYYGFGFNVGMTESGRPSYSHSGAFAVGAATNFVVVPSTGVAIVALTNGYPIGVPETITAQFFDLVQFGSIKRDWATLYGNALAPMMKPEGSLVGAARPASPLPPRAPSIYTGTYRNDYFGPLKVGERNGVLTFAIGPVPIVLPLAHWDGDVFTFTLYNENASPGTISKASFLSDRVTLEYYDENGLGTFIR; translated from the coding sequence ATGACACGCTTCGAACAACGGCGGCGCCTGCTTGGCACAGCGCTTTGCGCGCCCGTACTGACGTCGCTCGGTGCAGCGCTTGCCGCGCCGTTCTCATCGAGCGCGCACGGTGCATCGAACGATAGCGCGCCGTGCGCGCCGCCGCGCAAACTGCCGCCGATTCCGTCCGCGCAAATCGACCGCGCGATCGCGCAGCTTGATGAACTCGCGACGGCGCAGATGACGCGCACGGGCGTTCCCGGGCTTGCGATCGCCGTGGTCCGCGGCACGCGGACCGTCTACGCAAAAGGATTCGGCACGCGCGAGGTCGGCAGCGGCCAGCCGGTCGATGCGGATACCGTGTTTCAGCTCGCATCGTTATCGAAGCCGGTCGGCGCGAGCGTGGTCGCGCGGCAAATCGGAAAGGGCGGTGTGAGCTGGGACACGACCGTGCGCACGCATCTGCCGTGGTTCACGCTATCCGATCCGCAAGCGAGCGAGGCCGTCACGATCGCGGACCTGTACGCGCACCGCTCGGGCTTGCCGGACCACGCGGGCGATCGTCTCGAAGACATGGGGTATGGTCAGACCGAGATCCTGCAACGGCTGCGCTATCTGCCGTTGCACGGCTTTCGCAATTCATACGCGTACACGAATTTTGGACTGACGGCGGCGGCGATATCGGTTGCTGCGGCAGCCGACACCGACTGGGCCACGCTTTCGGAAGAGGTCATCTACAAGCCGCTCGGGATGACGAGCACGAGTTCGCGTCATGCGGATTTCGCTGCACGCGCGAATCGCGCGACGGGCCATGTGAAGCGCGGCGATCGATGGGTGGTCGGCCCGGGCACGATGCCCGACGCGCAGGCGCCGGCCGGTGGCGCGAGTTCGTCGGTCAACGATATGGCGAAGTGGCTCGCGATGATGCTCGGGCAGGGCATGTTCAACGGCAAACGTATCGTCGATGCCGCCGCGCTGAAGGCCGCCGTGTCGCAGCAGGTGCAGTCGGCGCCGCCGGGCGCCGGGCATCCGGCCAGCTATTACGGCTTCGGCTTCAATGTCGGCATGACGGAGTCCGGGCGTCCGAGCTACAGCCATTCGGGCGCATTCGCGGTCGGCGCGGCGACGAACTTCGTCGTCGTGCCGTCGACCGGCGTGGCGATCGTCGCCCTGACCAACGGCTATCCGATCGGCGTGCCGGAAACGATCACGGCACAGTTCTTCGATCTCGTGCAGTTCGGTTCGATCAAACGCGACTGGGCGACGCTCTATGGAAACGCACTCGCGCCGATGATGAAGCCCGAGGGATCGCTGGTCGGCGCCGCACGGCCCGCCTCGCCGCTGCCGCCGCGCGCGCCGTCGATATACACGGGCACCTATCGCAACGACTATTTCGGGCCGTTGAAGGTCGGTGAACGCAACGGTGTGCTGACATTCGCGATCGGGCCGGTGCCCATCGTGCTGCCGCTCGCGCATTGGGACGGCGATGTGTTCACGTTCACGTTGTACAACGAGAATGCGTCGCCCGGCACGATTTCGAAAGCGAGCTTCCTGAGCGATCGCGTCACGCTCGAGTATTACGACGAAAACGGCCTCGGCACGTTCATCCGGTAG
- a CDS encoding cytosine deaminase codes for MTKTFIPIPLRASYTLRNANLPACLVKMPEAMLFAPSQEIVKADILIDEGRIAAISPAGTAAPESGPDVDGALLMPGMIDCHAHLDKAHIAPRAPNTNGDFAGAALANNEDRSVRWTAADVRRRMEFGLLSASAHGVVAIRTNLDCHDRQASITLPVFCDLREEWSGRLELQANALLPLQAFLADGAVELVNRVAELEGSIGSVLKAKSSSGSRSVENAREALTRLFRLAAERGLDVDLHVDETDDRDSRMLAEVANIAVQEKFQGTVTCSHCCSLALQPQGVVDRTLDALSAAGISIVCLPTVNMYLQSRAIGRTPTWRGVTLIHEMKARGLRVAVAGDNCRDVFHAYGDHDMLDTFSQAVKILHLDHPFGDWIKTATAAPAEIMRMDGSFGVLAVGRKANLILTRARNYSELHSRPQSDRIVLRNGKPIDTTLPDYRLLDDLMRPLSRNEL; via the coding sequence GTGACGAAAACATTCATCCCGATTCCACTGCGGGCCAGCTATACGCTGCGCAATGCGAACCTTCCCGCTTGCCTCGTCAAGATGCCGGAAGCAATGCTGTTCGCTCCATCTCAGGAGATCGTCAAGGCCGACATTCTCATTGATGAAGGAAGAATCGCCGCCATTTCACCGGCGGGGACAGCAGCGCCCGAGAGCGGGCCGGATGTCGATGGCGCGCTGCTGATGCCCGGCATGATCGATTGTCACGCGCATCTCGACAAGGCTCATATCGCGCCGAGAGCGCCGAATACGAATGGCGATTTCGCCGGTGCGGCCCTAGCAAACAATGAAGACCGCTCCGTTCGATGGACCGCGGCCGATGTACGGCGCCGGATGGAGTTCGGCTTGCTGTCGGCGTCGGCGCACGGCGTGGTTGCGATACGGACGAACCTCGATTGCCATGACAGGCAGGCGAGCATCACGCTCCCGGTCTTCTGCGATTTACGCGAAGAATGGTCGGGCCGTCTTGAGCTACAGGCCAACGCGCTCTTGCCGTTGCAGGCATTTCTGGCGGACGGCGCGGTTGAACTGGTCAACCGCGTCGCAGAGCTCGAAGGTTCGATCGGGTCCGTACTGAAAGCGAAAAGTTCGTCCGGGAGCCGAAGCGTCGAGAATGCGCGCGAGGCCCTGACTCGCCTGTTCCGGCTCGCCGCCGAAAGAGGCCTCGATGTGGATTTACACGTCGACGAGACGGACGATCGCGACAGTCGCATGCTCGCGGAGGTCGCGAACATCGCGGTACAGGAGAAATTTCAGGGAACAGTGACGTGCAGCCATTGCTGTTCGCTTGCGTTACAGCCGCAAGGCGTTGTCGACCGAACGCTCGACGCGCTTTCGGCTGCCGGCATTTCGATCGTCTGCTTGCCTACCGTCAACATGTATCTGCAGTCGCGCGCGATCGGCCGTACGCCGACATGGAGAGGCGTCACGCTGATCCACGAGATGAAAGCGCGCGGATTACGGGTGGCCGTAGCAGGGGACAACTGCCGGGACGTGTTTCATGCGTACGGCGATCACGACATGTTGGACACGTTCTCGCAGGCGGTGAAGATTTTGCACCTCGATCATCCGTTCGGTGACTGGATAAAGACGGCGACAGCGGCGCCCGCGGAAATCATGCGGATGGATGGTTCATTCGGCGTGCTGGCGGTCGGAAGAAAAGCGAATCTGATACTGACGCGCGCGAGGAACTACTCGGAATTGCATTCCAGGCCTCAGTCCGACCGTATCGTGTTGAGAAATGGAAAGCCGATCGATACGACGCTACCCGATTACCGGTTGCTCGATGATCTGATGCGGCCGTTGTCGCGCAATGAGCTCTGA
- a CDS encoding LysE family transporter, with protein sequence MQFHIWITYALACCAIALSPGPGAVLSMSHGLSYGGRKTTATIIGQELGLAFVLLVAGAGVGSLLLASLWAFSAVKIGGAAYLIYLGIMQWRSRHSPAEADAAAAPVTSWRKRFTTGLLTNATNPKAIVIMVAVLPQFIVAHEPLVPQLMAMTVTMMIVDTTVMHAYAYGASAFRRVLRGERAIRTQNRVFGGILMALGAGLFFARRAPSA encoded by the coding sequence TTGCAATTTCATATCTGGATTACCTACGCGCTCGCCTGTTGCGCGATCGCGCTGTCGCCGGGGCCCGGCGCCGTACTTTCGATGAGCCACGGGCTGTCGTACGGCGGCAGGAAAACCACGGCCACGATCATCGGCCAGGAGCTCGGCCTTGCGTTCGTGCTGCTCGTTGCCGGAGCCGGTGTCGGTTCACTGCTGCTTGCCTCGCTCTGGGCGTTTTCCGCGGTGAAGATTGGCGGTGCTGCCTATCTGATCTATCTGGGCATCATGCAATGGCGCTCAAGGCACTCGCCTGCCGAAGCGGATGCGGCGGCGGCTCCCGTCACCTCGTGGCGCAAGCGCTTTACGACGGGCCTGCTGACCAACGCGACGAATCCCAAGGCGATCGTGATCATGGTCGCGGTGCTGCCGCAATTCATCGTCGCGCATGAGCCACTCGTGCCGCAACTGATGGCGATGACCGTCACGATGATGATTGTCGATACGACCGTCATGCATGCCTATGCCTATGGCGCGAGCGCATTCAGGCGCGTACTGCGCGGCGAGCGCGCGATCCGCACGCAAAACCGGGTGTTCGGCGGAATTCTGATGGCGCTCGGCGCAGGGCTCTTTTTCGCGCGGCGTGCGCCGTCGGCCTGA
- a CDS encoding cytochrome P450: MKLADLTTSDFLDNPYPFYAELRAEGPLVRIGPQAVITGRYDVIEAILHDRRFGKNYPESIRIRYGEDAMHMRLFQGFSRMFLVMNPPSHTRQRALIAKAFDARQVEAMKETAHRAAHELIDAFEREKAANLVTQFAFPLPLRMIGQMLDIPDEDAMQLGVAASAVAKVIDVAPMNADDLGRACAGYEDLEHYFHCVVEARRRRPGSDLISMMLTVEDEGETLSQDEIVSNTILLFLAGHETTSNMIGNALVALHRHPDQLALLKEKPALLRGAVLECMRYDSSAQTTIRSALEDVEIAGVEVPCGTSVLLMFGSANRDPSRHAHPERLDIERDEGRLQTFGSGIHHCLGHRMALVLLESALSVLLQRLPGLELTGLDSLSWNRRGNLRGVTSLDARW; the protein is encoded by the coding sequence ATGAAACTGGCTGATCTCACTACCTCTGACTTCCTCGACAACCCCTACCCGTTCTACGCAGAGCTGCGTGCCGAAGGACCGCTCGTTCGCATCGGTCCCCAGGCCGTCATTACAGGGCGCTACGACGTGATTGAAGCGATCCTGCACGACCGGCGCTTCGGCAAGAACTATCCCGAAAGCATCCGCATACGTTACGGCGAAGACGCGATGCATATGCGACTCTTTCAGGGCTTCAGCCGCATGTTTCTGGTGATGAATCCGCCGTCGCATACGCGGCAGCGCGCCCTGATCGCCAAGGCGTTCGATGCGCGGCAAGTCGAGGCGATGAAGGAAACGGCGCACAGGGCGGCGCATGAACTGATCGACGCATTCGAACGCGAAAAAGCGGCGAATCTCGTGACGCAATTCGCATTTCCACTACCGCTGCGCATGATCGGACAGATGCTCGACATTCCTGACGAAGATGCAATGCAACTGGGCGTGGCGGCGAGCGCGGTGGCGAAGGTGATCGACGTCGCGCCGATGAATGCCGATGACCTCGGGCGTGCGTGCGCGGGCTACGAAGACCTCGAACACTATTTCCACTGCGTGGTCGAAGCGCGGCGCCGCCGCCCGGGCAGCGATCTGATTTCGATGATGCTGACGGTGGAAGACGAGGGCGAGACCCTGTCGCAGGACGAAATCGTATCGAACACGATCCTGCTGTTTCTTGCCGGCCATGAAACGACGTCGAACATGATCGGCAACGCGCTGGTTGCGCTGCATCGTCACCCGGATCAACTCGCGCTGCTGAAAGAAAAACCGGCGCTTCTTCGCGGGGCGGTGCTCGAGTGCATGCGCTACGACAGCTCGGCGCAGACCACCATACGTTCGGCGCTCGAAGATGTCGAAATCGCGGGTGTCGAGGTGCCATGCGGAACATCGGTCCTCCTGATGTTCGGTTCGGCCAATCGCGATCCCTCGCGACACGCGCACCCGGAGCGCCTCGATATCGAACGCGACGAGGGCCGCCTGCAGACCTTCGGCAGCGGCATTCATCACTGCCTGGGTCACCGGATGGCACTGGTTCTGCTTGAAAGCGCGCTGAGCGTGCTGCTCCAGCGCTTGCCGGGGCTCGAGCTCACCGGGCTCGATAGTCTGAGCTGGAATCGGCGCGGCAATCTGCGCGGCGTGACGTCGCTCGATGCGCGGTGGTAG
- a CDS encoding ABC transporter permease, translating to MSEAILTSAPVAARAKRRKPRNLTSTTAVTAIMIALVALWQVAAARGWINGQLFGSPAGIYRNAQIGLTQGTLMSDTLVTLYETVVGLVVGSGLGIGLGLLLWFVPRVSGVAEGFSVLLNSIPKIALGPLIVIWFGSDMTSKVWLAGISTFAVAMISSCAAAREVDRDLLNLFRSFNAKPSMIFRKLIVPGALPWIFSTLRVNIGFALIGAVVGEYIASQAGLGHEVFVAGSLFDLNTVWLGIIVLTVMATLLTWIVQYAEKRIVAWKTKR from the coding sequence ATGAGCGAAGCGATCCTGACAAGCGCGCCGGTAGCGGCGCGCGCCAAGCGCCGCAAGCCGCGCAATCTCACGAGCACCACGGCGGTCACCGCGATCATGATCGCGCTCGTGGCGCTGTGGCAGGTCGCCGCCGCGCGCGGCTGGATCAACGGCCAGCTGTTCGGCTCGCCCGCCGGCATCTACAGGAACGCGCAAATCGGCCTGACGCAAGGCACGCTGATGTCCGACACGCTGGTCACGTTGTACGAGACGGTGGTCGGCCTCGTCGTGGGCAGCGGACTCGGCATCGGTCTCGGCCTCCTGCTGTGGTTCGTGCCGCGCGTGTCGGGCGTGGCCGAAGGCTTCTCGGTGCTGCTCAACAGTATTCCGAAGATCGCGCTCGGGCCGCTGATCGTGATCTGGTTCGGCTCCGACATGACGTCGAAGGTGTGGCTCGCCGGCATCTCGACCTTCGCGGTCGCGATGATTTCGTCGTGTGCGGCCGCGCGCGAAGTCGACCGCGATCTGCTGAACCTGTTCCGTTCGTTTAACGCAAAACCGTCGATGATCTTTCGCAAGCTCATCGTGCCGGGCGCGCTGCCGTGGATTTTCTCGACGCTGCGCGTGAATATCGGCTTCGCGCTGATCGGCGCGGTGGTCGGCGAATACATTGCGTCGCAAGCGGGGCTCGGTCACGAAGTGTTCGTCGCCGGGTCGCTGTTCGACCTCAATACCGTCTGGCTCGGCATTATCGTGCTGACCGTGATGGCCACGCTGCTCACCTGGATCGTCCAATACGCTGAAAAAAGGATCGTTGCATGGAAAACAAAACGATGA
- a CDS encoding 2-hydroxyacid dehydrogenase — protein MNKPSLLVLIPLHDDSYAQVAAHFDIVYAATSAERSVAIGTHGAAIRAVLTNGTTGLTAAELDQLPKVEFVSALGAGYENIAIDHARARGIVLCNGAGTNDDCVADHAFALLLAAVRDIAYRDRATREGVWRTQLPMAPTVSGKRLGVVGLGNIGMKVARRAAGFDIETGYHNRKPRADAAFRYFGNVVELARWCDYLVIATPGGAATQHMVDRTVLEALGPRGFLVNVSRGSVVDTAALSDALANGKIAGAGLDVYEGEPGPPQALIRLRNVVLTPHVAGTSPEAIAASVRNFIDNATRHFAGETVSTPI, from the coding sequence ATGAATAAACCTTCACTGCTGGTGCTGATCCCGCTTCATGACGACAGCTATGCGCAAGTCGCCGCGCACTTCGATATCGTTTATGCGGCAACGTCCGCCGAACGCAGCGTTGCGATCGGCACGCACGGCGCCGCGATTCGCGCCGTGCTGACAAACGGCACGACCGGCCTCACGGCGGCGGAACTCGACCAGTTACCGAAAGTGGAATTCGTCAGCGCGCTCGGGGCAGGCTACGAAAACATCGCGATCGACCATGCGCGTGCACGCGGCATCGTGCTATGCAATGGCGCAGGCACCAACGACGATTGCGTGGCCGATCATGCGTTTGCGCTGTTGCTTGCCGCCGTGCGCGATATCGCCTATCGCGACCGCGCGACACGCGAAGGCGTATGGCGCACGCAGTTGCCGATGGCGCCGACCGTGTCGGGCAAGCGCCTCGGCGTCGTCGGCCTCGGCAATATCGGCATGAAGGTCGCGCGCCGCGCGGCGGGCTTCGATATCGAAACCGGTTACCACAACCGGAAGCCACGCGCCGATGCCGCGTTTCGCTATTTCGGCAATGTCGTCGAGCTCGCGCGATGGTGCGATTACCTCGTGATCGCGACGCCGGGCGGCGCCGCCACGCAGCATATGGTCGACCGCACGGTGCTCGAGGCGCTCGGGCCGCGCGGCTTTCTCGTCAATGTGTCGCGCGGTAGCGTGGTCGATACGGCGGCGCTGTCCGATGCGCTCGCGAACGGAAAAATCGCCGGCGCGGGCCTCGACGTGTACGAAGGCGAGCCTGGGCCGCCGCAAGCGCTGATCCGCTTGCGCAATGTCGTGCTGACGCCGCATGTGGCCGGCACGTCGCCCGAGGCCATTGCCGCATCAGTGCGCAATTTCATCGACAATGCGACGCGTCATTTCGCCGGCGAAACGGTGTCGACGCCGATTTGA
- a CDS encoding ABC transporter ATP-binding protein — protein MLTNASVVSQPAARGANTLPARLHVAELTHTFEAEDGAAVPIFSGLDFSVGSGEIVSIVGRSGAGKSTLFNLISGLLPPQSGRIAIGPRADGSPGRIAYMLQKDLLLPWRSVLENAVLGIELFRKVTPHDFERARHMLARYGLGAVADAYPHSLSGGMRQRVALTRTLLVEPTLVLLDEPFSALDYETRLALEDDVMALRETNGTSVVLVTHDIEEAIAMSDRVIILGGRPARIEQSLDIELTVEGARNAITAREAPEFRTWHARIWGALRGQAAHAVQLRDERKGIAA, from the coding sequence ATGCTGACCAATGCTTCTGTTGTATCCCAGCCCGCCGCGCGCGGTGCGAACACCCTTCCCGCACGGCTGCATGTAGCCGAACTCACCCACACATTCGAAGCCGAAGACGGCGCAGCCGTACCAATCTTCTCCGGGCTCGACTTCTCGGTCGGCAGCGGGGAAATCGTCTCGATCGTCGGCCGCAGCGGCGCCGGCAAGAGCACGCTGTTCAATCTGATCTCAGGACTCCTGCCGCCGCAATCGGGGCGCATTGCGATCGGCCCGCGCGCCGACGGATCGCCGGGCCGCATCGCGTACATGCTGCAAAAAGACCTGCTGCTGCCGTGGCGCTCGGTGCTCGAAAACGCGGTGCTCGGCATCGAACTGTTTCGCAAGGTTACGCCGCACGATTTCGAACGCGCGCGGCACATGCTCGCGCGCTACGGCCTTGGCGCCGTCGCCGACGCCTATCCGCACTCGCTGTCGGGCGGCATGCGCCAGCGCGTCGCGTTGACGCGCACGCTGCTGGTGGAGCCCACGCTCGTGCTGCTCGACGAACCGTTCTCCGCGCTCGACTACGAAACGCGCCTCGCACTCGAAGACGACGTAATGGCGCTGCGCGAGACGAACGGTACGAGCGTCGTGCTCGTCACGCACGACATCGAGGAAGCGATCGCGATGAGCGACCGCGTGATCATTCTCGGCGGCCGGCCCGCGCGCATCGAACAGTCGCTCGATATCGAACTGACCGTCGAGGGCGCGCGCAATGCGATCACCGCGCGCGAGGCGCCCGAGTTTCGTACGTGGCATGCGCGCATCTGGGGTGCGCTGCGCGGCCAGGCAGCACACGCGGTTCAACTGCGCGACGAGCGCAAAGGAATAGCAGCATGA
- a CDS encoding amidase — MNFESQQPWAAMLIESRGDAQACASRLDRARARADERDAQLKAFTFRPERYDGVGSAACRPLAGMPIAVKDLIATADMPTRYGSPAYADHRPTEDAAIVARIRAQGGIVLGKTVTTEFAWRHPGPTVNPWNALHTPGGSSSGSAAAVGAGIVPLAVGTQTLGSVIRPAAYCGVVGYKPTHGRIPTAGAHPLSQSLDHIGFFANHVDDVAFAYAVLVDEKPDAVQSPDAWQSYFAARQPKSIGVIRTSMWSRADSEQQANFDASLAMLQAAGVKTLELDLHVDLPVIIDALHTIVQVEAYRNIGPVAAEHPDKVSDKMKALLADGAAVPAAKYLDACALQKELSAQSAAFLGGCDLAVSVPATGGAPRGLDDTGDATFCAAWSFLGMPAVTIPSGRAANGLPLGFQLIGERDADLNLLQYAAWAQATLPAFR; from the coding sequence ATGAACTTCGAATCCCAGCAACCTTGGGCCGCCATGCTGATCGAAAGCCGCGGCGATGCGCAGGCATGCGCGTCGCGGCTCGATCGCGCGCGGGCGCGCGCCGACGAGCGCGACGCGCAACTGAAAGCCTTCACCTTCCGCCCCGAGCGTTACGACGGCGTCGGGTCCGCCGCATGCCGGCCGCTCGCCGGCATGCCGATCGCGGTGAAAGATCTGATCGCGACCGCCGACATGCCGACGCGATACGGTTCGCCGGCTTACGCCGATCATCGGCCCACCGAAGATGCGGCGATCGTCGCGCGAATTCGTGCACAGGGCGGCATCGTGCTCGGCAAGACCGTGACGACCGAATTCGCATGGCGCCATCCGGGCCCGACCGTCAACCCGTGGAACGCGCTGCATACGCCGGGCGGCTCGTCGAGCGGCTCGGCCGCCGCCGTCGGCGCGGGCATCGTGCCGCTCGCGGTCGGCACGCAGACGCTCGGCTCGGTGATCCGCCCCGCCGCGTACTGCGGCGTAGTCGGCTACAAGCCGACGCACGGCCGCATACCGACAGCGGGCGCGCATCCGCTGTCGCAATCGCTCGACCATATCGGCTTCTTTGCCAATCACGTCGACGATGTGGCGTTCGCGTATGCCGTCCTCGTCGACGAGAAACCCGACGCCGTTCAGTCGCCCGATGCGTGGCAAAGCTATTTCGCAGCGCGCCAGCCGAAATCGATCGGCGTGATCCGCACGTCGATGTGGTCGCGCGCCGACAGCGAACAGCAGGCGAATTTCGACGCGTCTCTCGCGATGCTGCAGGCGGCCGGCGTCAAAACGCTCGAACTCGATCTGCACGTGGACCTGCCCGTCATCATCGATGCCTTGCATACGATCGTGCAGGTCGAGGCATACCGCAACATAGGCCCGGTCGCGGCGGAACATCCGGACAAGGTTAGCGATAAGATGAAAGCGCTGCTTGCGGACGGCGCTGCTGTGCCTGCGGCGAAATACCTCGACGCGTGCGCGCTGCAAAAGGAGCTGTCCGCGCAATCCGCAGCGTTTCTCGGCGGCTGCGATCTGGCCGTGTCGGTGCCGGCGACCGGCGGCGCGCCGCGCGGTCTCGACGACACGGGCGATGCGACGTTCTGCGCGGCCTGGAGTTTTCTCGGCATGCCCGCCGTGACGATTCCTTCGGGACGCGCCGCGAATGGCTTGCCGCTCGGTTTCCAGCTGATCGGCGAGCGCGATGCGGACCTGAACCTGTTGCAATACGCCGCGTGGGCGCAGGCCACCTTGCCGGCGTTTCGCTAA
- a CDS encoding ABC transporter substrate-binding protein — translation MENKTMKRFIRLTILSLATGLTFGAAHAAPPEKVVVYQAFQSIQYLPLYVAIDKGLFTKHGLDVQKVTAGSGAAGVAAVIGGHADFSLQDPMTAILANLKGASLVNVANVVAGVPVWILAPGNSPLKTQSDLAGKSVSTALPPSTSTYLLQRLVKQENIADVKLNTVQIGTELSPVSAGRSDAAALYEPQVDEGLASGYKIVYAFPKAYSGGYAFSTLDTLTSTVKDKPKMVAAFVTAIGDAEALIQSSPDTAKEVARTEFPTLSQTVVDNAVGRLIAQKIYAQTPEISEQAFRNALDLQEYIGNIKPGSVTYANAVDNSFAKAAAGK, via the coding sequence ATGGAAAACAAAACGATGAAGCGGTTTATCCGCCTCACCATTCTTTCGCTCGCTACGGGGTTGACGTTTGGGGCTGCGCACGCCGCGCCGCCTGAAAAAGTAGTCGTCTATCAGGCGTTCCAGTCGATTCAATATCTGCCGCTCTATGTCGCCATCGACAAGGGCCTGTTCACCAAACATGGACTCGATGTGCAGAAGGTCACGGCCGGCAGCGGCGCGGCCGGCGTCGCCGCCGTGATCGGCGGTCACGCGGATTTTTCATTGCAGGATCCGATGACGGCGATCCTCGCGAATCTCAAGGGCGCCTCGCTCGTGAATGTCGCGAATGTCGTCGCGGGCGTGCCGGTGTGGATTCTGGCACCGGGTAACTCCCCGCTCAAAACGCAGTCCGATCTCGCCGGCAAGAGCGTATCGACCGCGCTGCCGCCGAGCACGAGCACCTACCTGCTGCAGCGTCTCGTCAAACAGGAAAACATCGCCGACGTGAAGCTCAATACAGTGCAGATCGGCACGGAACTGTCGCCGGTCAGCGCGGGCCGCTCGGACGCCGCTGCGTTGTACGAACCGCAAGTCGACGAAGGGCTCGCCTCCGGCTACAAGATCGTCTATGCGTTCCCGAAGGCGTATTCGGGCGGCTACGCGTTTTCGACACTCGACACGCTCACGTCGACGGTCAAGGACAAGCCGAAAATGGTCGCAGCCTTCGTGACAGCGATTGGCGACGCCGAAGCGCTGATCCAGTCTTCGCCGGACACCGCGAAGGAAGTGGCGCGCACCGAGTTCCCGACGCTTTCGCAGACCGTGGTCGATAATGCGGTGGGGCGCCTGATCGCCCAGAAAATCTACGCGCAGACACCCGAGATTTCAGAGCAGGCGTTCCGTAATGCGCTCGACTTGCAGGAATATATCGGCAACATCAAGCCGGGCTCGGTGACGTACGCAAACGCAGTCGACAATTCGTTCGCCAAGGCAGCGGCGGGAAAGTAG